CCGCCCGCCGACGACTGGCAGCACGGCACCTGGCGCGGCCGCGAGTGGACCGACCGGCGCAGCTACGACCTGTCGGACCCCGCGGCCCACCCCCTCGCCGCGTACGGCGTCATCGACCACGCCGCACGCTTCACCCTCGAAGGCCGCACCGGCTACGGCATCTTCGAGCACGGCAGCTTCGGCCGCCACGACCCGAGCGGCTTCACCGGATTCGACTCCGTGGCGCCCTGAGAGCGCGGCCTGCCCGGAGGAAGGAGCACGGACATGGCAACGGCACCCCGCCCCCGCACCACCACGCGCGACCCGGAAGACCTCGCCCGCCGCCTCAGCACCTGGCTCGACGCCCGGCTGCCCGGCGCGAAGGCGGCCGACATGACCGTCCCAGAGTCCAACGGCATGTCCAGCGAGACCCTGCTCTTCACCGTCGAACACCCCGAACCGCCGCTCGGCAAGTGCGCGTTGCGGCTCGCGGCCGACCCCGCGGCGTACACGATCTTCCCTGTCTACGACATGCCGCGTCAGTACCGCACGATGCGGCTCGTCGCCGAACACACCGACGTGCCGGTGCCGCGGGTGCTGTGGCTCGAGGAGGACCCGGGTCCGCTCGGGGCGCCGTTCTTCGTCATGGAACGGATCGAGGGCCGCGTACCGCCGGACGTCATGCCCTATACGTATGACGGCAATTGGCTGCACGCGGCGTCGGACGCCGAACGGGCGCGCCTCGAAGAGGCCTCGGTCCGCGTCCTCGCCCACCTGCACGACCAAGCACCACCGGAGACCGCCGCCTTCCTCGCGCTGCCGGGCGAAGGCAGCCCGCTGCGACGCCATGTGGCCGCCCAACGCGCCTACTACGCCTGGGTGGTGGACGGACTGCCCCGCTCACCACTCATCGAGAGCGCCTTCGACCGTCTCGAGGAGATGTGGCCCCGTCACGAGGGCGACGCCGTGCTCAACTGGGGCGACGCACGCATCGGGAACATCATCTACGACGGCTTCGAACCCGCGGCCGTCCTGGACTGGGAGATGGCGGCGCTCGCCCCGCGCGAGGTCGACCTCGGCTGGACGGTCTACCTCCACCGCTTCTTCCAGGACCTGACGGTGAGCTTCGGTCAGCCGGGGCTGCCCGAGTTCCAGCGCCGAGACCGCGTCGAGGCGGCGTACGCCGGGCTCACCGGGCACACGCCGCGCGACATGGACTTCTACACGCTCTACGCGGCCCTGCGGCACGCGATCGTCATGCTGCGCGTCGCCTACCGGCAGGTCCACTTCGGGGAGGCGGCTGTTCCGGCGGACGAGAAGGCCGCGGACACGCTGATCCTGCACCACGACAGCCTGGCCGCCATGGTGCAGGGCACCTACTGGTGAATCAGGCGGCGGGCCGGTGCTGTTGCGGCACCCGGATGGGGCGCGAGCCGGGACCGCCCACGTGCGAGAAGGGCTGCGTCCGCCAGTCGAGGCCCTGAGGGAGCGTCAGGAGCAGGGCGGTGTCCTGCTCCTGAGCCTCCATCGACTCGTCGGCGGGCACGGCGTCGGTGGCCGCGCGGCCGGTGCCCACACAGACCGTGAGCCCGAACGGGTTCCAGGGCGTGGGGCACAGTGCGTGCTCGGGCAGCACGTCCTCGTCCGCGAGGAGCGCGATGGGCTGCCCGCAGTCGGGGCAGTTCACCCGGTACATCTCGAAAGTGTCGTAGGAGTCGAGAAAGGCGTCAGCCGGTTCGACGCCCTCCGGCTCGGGCTCGGCGACCGGCTGCTGCTTGGCGCGGGCAGACCGGCCGGGGCGCTTCAAATTCTGCATGGGAATCTCCCCCTCGGGTGGGCCGACAAGGCGCTGCGGCCTCGACCACAGCAAGCACTTCCCGTCCCGTCGTGGAGGTAATCGTTGCATCCCGTCGGACACGGCCACAGGGGTGTGTCGTTCGTCACATGCCAAATAAAGTTGCCCCCGAGCGGGGAGACGAGTCGGCTACCCGAACGGATCAAGAGCCCTGTAGGTTCGGCGCATGGAGGAGCTGGACCGACAGATCGTGCAGCTGCTCGTCAAGGACGGGCGGATGAGCTACACCGACCTGGGCAAGGCCACGGGCCTGTCCACCTCGGCCGTGCACCAGCGCGTGCGCAGGCTGGAGCAGCGGGGTGTCATCCGCGGCTATGCCGCGGTGGTCGACCCCGAGGCCGTCGGGCTGCCGCTCACGGCCTTCATCTCGGTGAAACCGTTCGACCCCAGTGCCCCCGACGACATCGCCGACCGCCTCGCGGGCGTCCCGGAGATCGAGGCGTGCCACAG
The window above is part of the Streptomyces venezuelae genome. Proteins encoded here:
- a CDS encoding phosphotransferase family protein: MATAPRPRTTTRDPEDLARRLSTWLDARLPGAKAADMTVPESNGMSSETLLFTVEHPEPPLGKCALRLAADPAAYTIFPVYDMPRQYRTMRLVAEHTDVPVPRVLWLEEDPGPLGAPFFVMERIEGRVPPDVMPYTYDGNWLHAASDAERARLEEASVRVLAHLHDQAPPETAAFLALPGEGSPLRRHVAAQRAYYAWVVDGLPRSPLIESAFDRLEEMWPRHEGDAVLNWGDARIGNIIYDGFEPAAVLDWEMAALAPREVDLGWTVYLHRFFQDLTVSFGQPGLPEFQRRDRVEAAYAGLTGHTPRDMDFYTLYAALRHAIVMLRVAYRQVHFGEAAVPADEKAADTLILHHDSLAAMVQGTYW
- a CDS encoding Lrp/AsnC family transcriptional regulator yields the protein MEELDRQIVQLLVKDGRMSYTDLGKATGLSTSAVHQRVRRLEQRGVIRGYAAVVDPEAVGLPLTAFISVKPFDPSAPDDIADRLAGVPEIEACHSVAGDENYILKVRVATPLELEHLLSRLRALAGVSTRTTVVLSTPYEARPPQV